Below is a window of Halogeometricum rufum DNA.
GCGTCCGACTCCCGAATCCGGACCGTCGTCTCGTTCGTCTCGTACGCCGGTTTGGTGACGGTCAGCGCGAGGTCGGCGTTGACCGGCACGCGAACCGTGGTCTCGCCGCTCGCGAGGCTTCGCACCTCGCCGACCGAATCGATCTGTATCGTCGCGTTACCGACGGGTTCGGGCGGCGAGAAGTGCGGGTCGACCACGCGGATTTCGAGCGTCACCGACCCGCTCTGAAGCGCGATGTCGACCCGCTCGGTGCCGTCGACGGTCACCGCGGTCACGTTCCGGTAGTATCCCCGTTCGCCCACGGCGACGCCGTACTCGTCCTGCTCGACGGCACCGGTGTCGAACTGCCCGTCGGCGTCGGTCTGCCCGGACGCGACGATAGCGCCCGACTGGCGGACGACGACGCTCGCGCCGGCGACCGGGCCGTTCGAGTCGCGGACGGTGGCGACGATTCGCCCGCGCGGGAACATCGGCACCTCGACGGACCGTTCGCTCGCGTTCGACACGACGTACGGTTCGTTGCGGACGTACTGGGGGTGCGAAACGTCGAGTCTGACCGTCGCGTTGGCGGGCACGTCGACGAACGCCTTCCCGTTCGACGCCGTCGTCACGTTCCTCGTCCCGTCGTCCCACGTGGCCGCGACGTCCGCCGACCCGACCGGGTTCCCGTCCGCGGTCACCACCGAGACGGTCAGCGTGACTGTCTCCGCTTGGTTCGTCGCCGAAACCGTCCCCGTGACGGCGGCGACGACGAGAAACGCGACGACGACGAGGCGACCCACTCCGCCAGTGTGCGACATACTCTCACGTTACGGTTTGACAAACCATCAAGGATTCGTGTATCGCAGTTCCTGAGAATCGACCGGAGCGCAGTCGTCGCTCGGGCGCCGTCTCGACTTCGCCCCGCCGCGATTCGATCACCTTTTTCCATCACAGATGCGACCGTGGAGTATGGAAATCGCAGACGCCGGGTCGGCGCTCACCGACGAGCAACGGGCCATCCGCGACGTGGTTCGGGAGTTCGCCGTCGAGGAGGTTCGCCCGACGGCGCGGGAGGCCGACGAGACGGAGACGTTCCCCGAGGACGTCTGGGACGGACTCGCCGAACTCGACCTGACCGGGCTGACGGTCCCCGAGGAGTACGGCGGGTTCGACGCCGACCGGACGACGTACGCCCTCGTCAACGAACAGGTGGCCTACGGCCAACTCGCCGTGGCGACGGCGCTGTCGGTCCACAGTCTGGCCACCTCCTGCATCGCCGAGTTCGGCACCGACGACCAGCGGGAACGGTGGTTACCCGAGATGGCCCGCGGGCGCCCCGTCGGGATGTTCGCGCTGTCGGAACCCGACGCCGGGTCGAACCCGGCGGAGATGTCGACCGTCGCCCGGCGGGAGGGCGACGAGTACGTGATAGACGGCAAGAAGCAGTGGATAACGAACGGCCAACGCGGCGACGTCTGCATCCTGTTCGCGAAGACCGACCCCGACGACCCGGGGTCTGTCACGCAGTTTCTCGTCCCGAAAGACGCGGGCGTCGAAGTCGGCAAGAAGGAGCACAAACTCGGCCTGCGCGCCTCGGACACGACGGCCCTCCGCTTCGACGGCGTTCGCGTCCCGGCCGAGAACCGACTCACGGAGGAAGGGAAAGGCCTCTCCGCGGCGTTCCGCATCCTCACCGGCGGCCGCATCGGCATCGCCGCGCAGGCGGTCGGACTCGCGCAGTCGGCGTTCGACGAGGCGCGCGACTACGCCCACGACAGGGAGCAGTTCGGCGGCCCCATCTCGGACATCCAGTCGGTCCGCCACAAGTTCTCCGAGATGGCGACGCAGATTCACGCCGCGCGCCTGCTGGTCCGCGAGGCGGCCAGACAGGAGGACGCGGGCGAGGACCCCCGCACCGCGGCGGCGATGGCGAAGTACTTCGCCAGCGAGGCGGCCGTGGACGTGACGAACGAGGCGGTCCAGATTCACGGCGGGTACGGCTACACTACGGACTTCGAAGTCGAGCGGATGTACCGCGACTCGAAGATAACGACCATCTACGAGGGAACGAGCGAGATACAGAAGGAGGTCATCGCACGCGGCGTCCTCGACTGAGTGTCAGGTTCGGACCGACCCGGTCGGCCCGGTCCGATACCGTTCGTCCGGCGGGTCGCGGGCGAACGCGCGGTCGAGACCCGCTCAGGAGCATCGGAACGGCGCGCGGGACGCGCTATCCGCGTCGTCGTCGACGCCCGCGCCGTCAGCGTCCGCGCCGCCCACATCCGTACCGTCCGCGTCCGCGGTGGCGGCCCCTCCGACGGCACCGCCCTCGTCGTCGTCGGCCACCGCTCGCACGCCGTCGACGCGTTCCGCCGGGTTGCCGACCATCGTCGCGCTCGCGGGGACGTCGTCGGTGACGACGGCGCCCGCACCGACGACCGCTCGTTCGCCGACGGTGACGGGCCCGACGACGGTCGAATTCGCCCCGAGGACGACGTTCGCCTCGACCGTCGGGTGTCGCTTCCCCGGTTGCGGCCGGTTCGCGCCGAGGGTCACGCCGTGGTACAGGTGCACGTCGTCGCCGAGTTCGGCCGTCTCGCCGACGACGACGCCCGCGCCGTGGTCGATGGTGACGCGGCGGCCCAGTTCCGCGCCGGGGTGAATCTCGACGGCGGTGAGCAGTCGGACGAGGTGCGAGAGGGCGCGCGCGCCGAAGCGGTGGTTCCGCCGCCAGAGCGCGTGTGCGACCCGGTGGGCCCACACCGCGGTCATCCCCGGGTAGAACAGGAGGACGTCGAGCGTCCCGCCCGCCGCCGGGTCGCGGTCCCGTATCGCGGCCACGTCCTCGCGGACGCGGCACACCGCGTCGCGCAGGCGGCCGAGGACGCCCCGAGAGCCACTACGCTCGGACACGGTCGTTCACCCGTCGGACAACCGCGTCGGTTCGCGTCTCGCCGGTTCGTGCGCCGCGCCGGAACGCGCGTCGGCTACCCGAACTCGTCGCGCCCTCGTCTCCCCGGCACCGACGCCGTCGCTGGCGGCCGAGGCGGTCGAACGCGGTCCGTCGGTGGTGACCGGCGAGTTCGGTCATAGCTCCACTCGGGCGTCCAGACTGAAAAGTTCGACCGAAGCGGTCTTTCGCGCAGGGACCGAAGCGCCCGGTGATGCCGAACGCAGACCGACCAGACGGACTCGACGCCGCGGCGTTCGACGCGGTGGTGTGGGACCTCGACGGAACGCTCGTCCACCTGGCGGTGGACTGGGAGGCCGTCGCCACAGACGCCGAAGCGACGTTCCGGTCGGCCGGCGTCGACGCCGACGGCATGGACCTGTGGGCGATGCTGGACCTCGCGGATGCCGAGGGGATGCGCGACGACGTCGAAGCCGTCATCGCCGACCACGAACGAGAGGGGGCCCGACGCTCGACGCGACTCGCCTGCGCCGACCGGATGGGGGCGTTCGACGCCGAGGGGGTCTGCTCGCTCAACTGCGAGGCGGCCTGTCGCGTCGCCCTCGACGCGCACGACCTGACCTCGCACGCGGACGCCGTCGTCGGCCGCGACTCCGTGGCGACGCGGAAGCCCGACCCCGAACCCCTGCTGGAGACGCTCCGCCGCATGGACGCCGCGCCCGAGGAGGCCGTATTCGTCGGCGACTCGCGGCGCGACGAACTGACGGCCGAACGCGCGGGCGTCGCCTTCCGCTACGTCGGCGACGGGCCGTCCGGCGTGTGAGCGACGAACAGTTTGATATCCATACTGTCTGTACCTCCGACCGATGTCACAGTCGGCTCGGCACGTCGGTCGCGATCGCGCCGTCTCCGTCGGTCTCTACCTGCGGATGGGCGCGGTCGTCGCACTGCTTCTCGGCGCTCCCGTCGGCGCGATACTGTACCTCCTGTTCGGCACCCACGACGTGACTAACCCGGTCGGCGTCGCGGGTGCCGTCGTGGTCGGCACCGTCGCCCTCGGCGGCGTCCAGTACGCGTTCGGAGTCCGCTCGACGCTCGACGGCGTGGACGCCGCGGCGATAGACGCGGCGGACGCGCCGGGCCTCGTCGCGCGCGTCGAACGGTTGGCCGACGAGATGGACATCGCGACGCCGACGCTGTATGTCGCCTCTCTGGGCGGCCCGAACGCCTTCGCCGTCGGCCGACGAGGGTCGGGCGCCGTCGTCCTCTCGTCGGAACTGCTCCGCGAACTCGACGCCGACGAGGTGGTCGGCGTCGCCGCGCACGAACTCGCGCACCTGCGACACCGCGACAGTGTGCTGATGACGGCCGCGACGACCATCCGACGGGTCGTCGTCACGCTGGTGACAGCGGCCGCCGCGTTCGCCGTCCTCCTCGCGGCCGTCCTCGTCGAGGGGTCGAACGACCGAGGGCGCTCCGGCGTCGACTGGGAGCGAACGTCGGCGCTCCTCGTCGGGGGCGCCCTGGTGGCGACGACGAACGTCTACCTCCTGTTGACGATGGCGCTGTCGCGGCACCGCGAGTTCGCGGCCGACGCGGCGGCGGCCCGCGCCGTCGGCGACCATCGCGGCCTCGTCAGCGCGCTGAAAACCATCGAGACGGCGGCCCGGCGACGCGGGGAACCCGCGACCGACTCGGCCACCGCCGCACTCTGCATCCGCGGGTCCGTCCGGAGTCGACTCGCCGGCCTGTTCGCGAGTCACCCGCCGACGGCCGCCCGTATCCACGCGCTCGAACGGCGGTTCGGAACGCCGGACGACGCGAGCGTTAAGTCCGCCACGCCCTAACCTCCGTTCGATGAGCTATCCGGTCAGTTACTACTGCCCGCACTGCGGCGCCGTCGTCGAACTCCAGCGAGAGGGCTACCTCGCCGACAAGTCCGTCACCCCCTACCCGCTGGTCGGGTGGGAGTACGCCGACCCGACGGGGGCGTTCGAGGACGCCGACGGCGTCCACCTCGTCTGCGGCGAGAGCGACGCGGCGGGCCTGCGCTGGACGGGCGACCGAAGCGACGCCGACGACGTGGAACACCCGACGCGTGAGTCGCCGTGCGGGGGCGACTTCTACCTCTCGTTCGTTCGGTTCGAAGCGGGCGAGGAAGTCGAACCCGTCCCCGAGACGGAGTACGTGGACATCGGCCTGTAGCGGCGTGACGGCGTCGCCCACGCCGGGGACGAACACCCCTCACGGCGGCCTATATCTCCTCGGCGCGCGAAAAGGGAGGTACGATGATAATCCCCATCCAGTCGCTACTCGGAGACGCGTTGTTCTTCGTTCCGTTCGCCCTGTTCCTCCTCGGAGCGTTCGCCCTCGTGGTGTACCTCGCCCGACTCGAACACGAGAAGGAGATGGCCCTCATCGAGGCGGGCCACTACGACCGACTCCGAACCGATAGCCGCGCGTGGATACTCGGCGGCGGTCTGCTCGTCGTCGCTCTCGGCCTCGCCGACGTGACGACGACGCTCCTCGCGGGCGGCGTCCCGCAGGAGGGCGTCGCCGCCTCGTTCGTCGGCCTCGCGGCCCTCGGGTACTACTTCTACAAGCGCCGCGAGGACCGCGTCGACGCGGCGAGGGCGACGCTGACCTGAGATGGACGGGTTCGCGGGGGCGACCGCTCAGCCCTTGATGTTGCAGACGGGGAACGTCCGCGCCACCTTGTCGCCGATGCCGAGGGCGTCGGAGACGCGGACGACTTCGTCGACGTCCTTGTAGACGCCCGGTGCCTCCTCGGCTATCGTCGCGCCGGACTGCGCCTTGACGTATATCTTCTCTTGGTCGCGCAGTTCCTCCTGGACCGTCTCGCCCCAGTAATCCTTCTTGGCCTGCGTCCGACTCATCGTCCGCCCCGCGCCGTGGGCGGTGGACCCGAACGTGAGGTCCAGCGAGTTCTCCCCGCCGCGGAGGACGTAACTGCCTGCGCCCATGCTACCGGGGATGATGATGGGCTGTCCCACGTCGCGGTAGGCGTCCGGCAGTTCGGGGCGCCCGGCGGGGAACGCGCGCGTCGCACCCTTCCGGTGGACGTACAGTTCGCGCTCTTCGCCCTCTACTTCGTGGACCTCTTTCTTCGCGATGTTGTGCGCCACGTCGTACAGCAGGTCCATCTCCATCGCCTCCCAGTCGCGGCCGAACACCCGTTCGAACACGCGGCGCGTCCGGTGCATGATGAGTTGGCGGTTCACCCACGCGAAGTTGATGGCGGCGCACATCGCGCCGTAGTACTCCTCGGCGAGGTCCGACCCCGCGGGCGCGGCGGCCAGTTCCTTGTCGGGCAGCGACGCCAGCAGGTCACCGTGCCGTTTCTCTATCTCCCGGAGGTAGTCCGAACACACCTGGTGGCCCAGTCCGCGCGACCCGCAGTGGATGAGGACGACCACCTGGTCCTCTTCGAGGCCGAACTCGCCGGCCACGCCCTCGCGGAACACGTCGGTCACGCGCTGAACTTCGAGGAAGTGGTTGCCGGACCCGAGGCTCCCGAGTTGGTTCTTCCCCCTGTCCTTTGCCTTCTGCGAGACGGCGCTCGGGTCGGCGTCCGGGCGGTAGCCCTCGTCCTCGCAGTGGGCCAGGTCCGCCTCGACGGCGTGGCCGTGTTCGAGCGCCCAGTCCATGCCGCGCGAGAGAACCGACTCGACGGTGTCCACGTCGCTCTCGACGATGCCGCCGCCGCCCAGTCCGGAGGGGACGTTGGCGAACAGCGCTTCGACCAACTCCTCCTCGTTGCCCTGCAGTTCGTCGTACGTCAGGTTCGTTCGCATCATCCTGACGCCGCAATTGATGTCGTATCCCACGCTCCCGGGGGAGATACAGCCGTCTTCGGTGTCCGTCGCCCCCACCCCGCCGACGGGGAAGCCGTACCCCTGGTGGCCGTCGGGCATGCAGATGGCGTGCTTGGTCATCCCCGGCAGGTGGGTGGCGTTCCGCAACTGTTCGAGCGTCTTGTCCTGTCGAATCTGTTCGAGGAGTTCCTCGCTGGCGAGGACGCGGGCGGGCACGCGCATCTCCCCCTCGCGCGGCATCTCCCAGACGTACTCGCGGACGCGTTCGAGGCGAACGTCTCCGAACTCTTTCACGTCGTCGTCGCTCATGTGAGACGGTTCGGCGGGCTGACTCAATAGGATTCCGTCCCTGCACGCTCGTCTCCGGGGTGGGTGTCGGCACGACGGGGAACGGCGAAAAAAGGCCGACGTCTGCGCGGGGCAGACGCTCCCGTCGGCTCGGACGGGGACCGCTACGACACCTGTTCCGTGACCGAACGACCGCAGTCCGAACAGCAGTACACGACGTACGGCTGTCGGGAGAACTTCTCGTTCTCTGCCTGAACGTCCTCTCGGCTCGCGTTCTCTTCGATGCGAATCGACGTTCGGTGTGCCGTCGTCTCGCCACACCGTGCACATCGTCTGACCTCGGCGGTCCTGTGGGTAGTCTCGCCCTGTCGGTCTCTCATTGGGTTGCTCCGTCCCCGCCAGTCGGGGGGTCACCGTCGGCCCTCATATACTCTTCTCAGCATTTCGACAATATATTCCGTCGGAGACGTTCTCGGTCGCTCCCTTCCGGGCCGAAGGCGCTCTCTTCACTTCTCAGTCGGCAGACACGGGCGGGTCTTCGCGGCCCGACTCCGCCGCGGCGTCGCGGAGTCGCGCGTCGACGGAGAACCTGCCGGCGCCCGTAATCAGGAGCGCCGAGACCAGACCGAACAGCGAGACGTGCGCGAGTACCGGGTCGTCCGGGAGGCCGAAGAGGGTGGTCGTGAACAGGAGGAAGGAGACGGCGGCGGCCCCGCGCGTGAACGCGCCGAACAGGAGGGCGACGCCGACGAGAACCTCCGTGAGTCCGGCGCCGACGACCCACAGTTCGGGCGCGACGGGGACGACGCCGGTGAGGTCGTACTTCGCGACGACGGCGAGCGCTTCCCCAGGGTTCATCAGTTTCTGTCCGACGCCGAGGTAGACGAACGAGACGCCGAGACCGACGCGCAGGACGACGGGGACGAGCGAGGTGTACGGCTGGACCCGGCGGACGAACGGGACGGCGACGACGCGATAGAAGGGGTCGATGCGCGAGTAGACGGTGTCGGCGGCGGCGAGACGGGACACGAGGTGGTCGGCGCTCGGCCGCCCGCCGCCGAGGAGGGCGATGGCGAGGAGGCCGGGGACGTACTCGAACGCGAGGAACAGCGCCGGTTCGAAGGCGAGGCCGACGAGGTACGCGAGGAGTCCGGCGGCCGCGACGAGGCGCGTGCCGAAGCCGAACAGGAGGAGGAAGCCGACGCCGATGCCGAACAGGCGGGTGAACGTCGGAACCGTCGTCTGGACGACGGGGCTGAAGAAGTAGCCGGAGAAGCCAGCCCCGACCAGCGGAAGCCCGATGCTCAGACGCAGCAGCCACGGCAGGAGGTCGCGATAGCTGGTCATCGTCTCGCGGAACACGGCCACGTCGCGGCGGGCGGGTCGGAGGCGGAGGTAGAGCGTCGCGCCGGCGGCGACGGCGACGCCGCCGGCCGCGAGGACGGCGAGCGTGAACGGGTCCGACAGCGCCGTCACCAGGAACGCCACGACTTCGACGGGGTCGCTCCCCGGCGTCACGTACTTCACGTGCGCGCTCACCCGTCCCGTCGTGAGGACGATGGCGAGCGTCAGCACCGCTGCGAGCGACCCGACTCGGGCCGCGAACTGGCGTTGCTCCATGTTCGGAGCTTCGACCGACGACGGGTAAGCTCGTCGGAGGAATTCCGGACGCAGCGGCCGTAAAAATGTAGATAACGGACGATACAGACGAATCCGGCCGCCGGTTCAGACGTCGAAGACGACGTACGCCTCCCAGCCGTCGTCGGTCTCCTCGACGCGCATCTCGGAGTACGTGACGGCCTTCACCTCCCGGGCGTCCACGGCGTCGAGGGGGACGCCGCGGGCGGACCCCGAGAGCGTCCACGCGCCGTCGCTTCGGCGTACAGACGCCTCGTTGTCCACCGGGAGTACGGCGCGAACGTCGCGTTCGAAGATGAGTTCGTCGAGGTAGTCGAACAGGAGGGCCTCGACGCTCTCGGCGTCGACGTCGACCGCGAAGCGGTCCCCACCCGCCTCGGGAATCGCGTCGCACCCGGCCGCCGCGAGTCCGTCGGCGACGGCGGCGAACAGCGCATCGAGCGTCGGCGCGGACGCGGCGACGGCCACGTCGGCGGTGTGGTCGCGGAGTTCGAAGCTCATGCCGTGTGGTCTTTGTCGCCGCCGCCCTCTCTCTTCCGGTCGGCGCGCCGGTTCGCCGCCCTCGGTGAGGGCGATGGGGCCGGCGACAGAAGGGGACGACGGCGGGAATGGAGACGGAAAGAGACGGCGCCGCCGCCGGCCACGACGGCCCGACTTCCCGCCCCGACGAACCTTCGTGACTCGCTGACGACGACGGTGGAGTTATATTTGTGACCACTCTACCGGTCGGTGTGAGCGTCAACGTGGAGAAGCGAGTGGACGAACCCGGGTCCGCCGAACACGCCGAGGAGGCGTGGGAACTCAAAGAGCGCATCCGGACGTCCGAGGGCGTGCTGAAGCAGCGACGCGGCTTCTTCATGGACGCCTACCGCCGCGCGACGACGCACCTGTTCTTCGAGGACGACACGCTCATGGGGTTCGCCTCCACGCGACGCGACGGCTACATCCTGTTTCTCGCCGTCGCCCCCGAGGCCCGCGGGAAGGGCTACGGCAAGCGACTCGTCGCCGAAGTCGCCCGCGACCACCGCTCGGTCTCCTGTCACGCCCGGACGACGAACGAGGACGCCCTCTCGTTCTACGAGCACATCGGCTTCGAGATACAGCGCAAGATAGGCAACTACTACGAGGACGGCGGCGACGCCTACTACCTCCGCCTCGGCGAGAAAGCGAGCATCCGCGAGAAGTTCTCCGACCTGTTCCGACGGTAGCGAACGCGAACGCGCCTCAGACGTCGTCGACCAACTCTCCCAGTCGTTCCACCGGAAGCGCCTGGAGCGTCTCCGTGTCGAGTCCGTGACGCTCGATGGTCTGCGTCACGCGGAACGCGGCGTCGTCGTCCTCGACTCGGAAGCGGACGTCGAAGTCGTAGGGACCGAGGACCGCGTGGGTGTCGAGCATCTCGCCGCCGAGTTGCTGGACGTCCTCGCGGACGGTCCCCCAGATGGAGACGAGTTCCTGCGGGTTCTGGTACTCGGCCTCGTCGACGTCGACGTGCGCGATGTACGTCGGCATATTTCCAACTCTGTTCCTGAAGGATAAAAGGCTGTATACCGTTCCGTCGTCGGGAACGCTCCTCGGGGGCGGGCGGAGACGCATCCTCAAGATTTAATCGAACGCCGCCTGTGGCTCCCACTATGTACATCGGCGTACTTACCGTTCCGCTCGGAGGCGAATCGCTCGCCGACGCGCTCTCGTATCTGGACGACATCGGCGTGCAGGGCGTCGAACTCGGCGTCGGCGGCTTCCCCGGCGACGACCACCTCGACCGGACCGCCTACCTCGACGACGAGTCGAAGCAGGAGGAGTTGCACGACCTGTTGGCCGAACACGACATGCAGGTGAGCGCGCTGGCGACGCACAACAACCCGCTGCACCCGGACGACGAGGAGGCCGAGACGGCCGACACCGAACTCCGCGAGGCCATCGAACTCGCCGCGCAGTTGGACGTGAACACGGTCACCTGCTTCTCGGGGCTCCCGGCGGGCGGCCCCGACGACGAGGTGCCGAACTGGATCACCGCGCCGTGGCCGTCCGAACACGCCGACGCCCACGAGTACCAGTGGGAGGTGGCGACGGAGTACTGGTCCGACGTGGCCGAGTTCGCCGACGAGCACGGCGTCGACATCGCCATCGAGATGCACCCGAACATGCTCGTCTACGAGCCGACGGGGATGCTGAAACTGCGCGAGGCGACGAACGAACGGGTCGGCGCGAACTTCGACCCCTCGCACCTCTACTGGCAGGGCATCGAAGTCACGGACGCCATCCGCTTCCTCGGCGAGGAGGACGCCATCCACCACTTCCACGCGAAGGACACGAAGGTGTACGAACCCGAGTCACGCGTCAAGGGCGTCCTCGACACCACGGACTACACCGACGAGGCGAACCGCTCGTGGCTGTTCCGCTCCATCGGCTACGGCCACGGCGAGAGCCACTGGAAGGACGTCGTCTCGACGCTCCGGATGGTCGGCTACGAGGGCGCCCTCTCCATCGAACACGAGGACTCGCTCACCTCCTCGCGCGAGGGACTGGAGAAGGCCGTGGACGTCCTCGGACGCGCCGTCTTCGACACGACGCCCGGCGACGCCTACTGGGCGGAGTAACGCGGCCGTCGAGGCGGACCACGAACCCCTAAGTCGGTCGGCGGAGAACCGCCGCCCATGACGCTCGACGTCGCCGTACTCGGCTACCGGTTCATGGGCAAAGCCCACTCGAACGCGCTGGCGCGTCTCCCGATGTTCTTCCCGGACGCCCCCGACGTGCACCGCCACACGCTCATCGGGCGCGACGAGGAAGCCCTCGCCGACGCCGCCGACGAGTTGGGGTTCGAACACACCGCGACCGACTGGGAGTCCGTCGTCGACGAGGTGGACGCCTTCTACAACCTCGGGCCGAACCACGTCCACTCGGAACCGTCGATAGCCGCGCTGGAAGCCGACACGCCCGTCTTCTGCGAGAAACCGCTCGCGCCGACGCTGGACGAAGCCGAGGAGATGCGCGCCGCCGCCGCCGACTCCGAGGCGATAGCGGGGTGCGCGTTCAACTACCGCTTCGTGCCGGCGATTCGCTACGCGAAGGGGCTCATCGACGACGGCGAACTCGGCGAGATTCGGCACGTCCGCGGGAGTTACATGCAGGACTGGCTGACCGACGCCGACGCGCCGTGGTCGTGGCGCAACGACGAGGAGATGGCCGGAAGCGGCGCGCTGGGTGACCTCGGCGCGCACACCATCGACCTGGCGCGCTTCCTCGTCGGCGACGCCGCCGGCGACTTCGAACGCGTCTCCGGCAACCTCCAGACGTTCGTCGACGAGCGACCGGTCGAGGGCGGCGAGGGGACGCGCCCGGTGACGGTGGACGACGCCTACTCCGCGCAGGCGACGTTCGAGAACGGCGCGATGGGGACGTTCGAGGCGTCGCGCGTCGCCGACGGGCACAAGAACGACCACACCATCCGCATCCACGGCACCGAGGGCAGCCTGAAGTTCTCGCTGGAACGGCTGAACGAACTGGAGTACAAGGCGGCCGACCACCGGGGGTACGAGACGATTCTCGTCACCGACGGCGACGACCCGTACCTCGACCACTGGTGGCCGCCGGGGCACGTCCTCGGCTGGGAGCACACGTTCGTCCACGAGAACTACGAGTTCCTCTCGGCCGTCCGCGACGGCGAGTCGTTCGCCCCGTCGTTCGAGGACGGCTACGCGGTCCAGCGGATTCTGGACGCCGTCGAACGCTCCGACGACGGCGGCGAGTGGGTGTCGCTGTAGGCGGCCGGAACGGCCGAAGCGACTTCGCTCCCGCGGGCGGTCAGCGAACGCAGTCCGTCGCCTTCTGCGCCCACTCGTTCGACCACCGCGAGAGGCGCGGTTCGGGAATCGCCGCCGAGTCGCCGTCGAGGAACACGCCGATGGTGGCGTCGGTGGGCAACGGGACGACGACGGCGACCAGTTCCTCGAAGTAGTGGACCGACCCGCGGAGACTGCCCGGGCCCGACGGCTGTTTCTCGTGACGCCGGACCGACTCCTGACCGATGTAGAACCGTCGAATGAGATGCGCGTGTTCGCGCGCCGCGGCGGGGTCCACGTCGGACCGGAGATAGTGCGGTTGGACCTCCTCGTCCGCGTACTCCACGCACAGACGCAGGTCCTCGTGGAGTTCTGACCGGAGGTGCTCGACCAGATGTGCGATTCCCATAGCGCCCCCGACGGTACCATGCCAAAATAACCCTCGGTCCCGAGTATCAGTCCCGAGAACCGGAACCGTCTGCCCGAACCGACGGGGCGGCGACGTGACCGGCGACGACGGTGCCGAGAATGTGGCTATCGCTGCCGGTAACGGCGGACCGGCGGCGACGACGGCCTCGAGGACGCGACGGACGCCGAACGGTCCGCCGGCGAGGCGCGTGATTCGAGCACGGTCACGTTCGCTATCCGCCGAGACAAAACCGGGTTCGCGCGAGGACCGTCGGACGAGAGAGAGACGATGGCGCGGGCAGCGACGACGCGGGCGGCGGCAACACCGGGAGAACACGTCGCCGCACCCGCCGCGTCCGGCGTCGTCGCACCCGCGGCCGAACTACACGTCGAAGTGGAGGATGCCGTCGTCGGTGATGACCTGGTCGACGAGGGTCATCGGGGTGGCGTCGTAGGCGGGGTTCTCGATGAACACGTCCTCGACGGGTTCGAGCGACACCTCCGCCGAGGAGCGAATCTCGTTCTCGAAGACGAACCCGCCCTCGACCACCTTCGCGCCCGACCCGACGACGGTGACGGGCACGTCCAATTGCGCGGCGGTGGCGGCGATGGGGAACGTGCCGACGCGGTTGTAGAGGGTGTCGCCGACGATGCAGTCCATGCCGACGACCACCCGGTCGCAGTCCTCGAGGAAGATGCCGGCCGCGCCGTCGACCATCAGGTGGGGTTCGACGCGGTCCACGCCCGAGAGCGTCCGCGCCGTCTTCCGACCGAGGTAGCGCGGGCGCGCCTCGGTCACGTAGGCGGTCAGGTGCGTGCCGGCGGCGGCGGCGGCTTCGACGGCCTCCAGCACCGTCGAGGAGTAGTCGTGAGTGAGGAACGTCTCGCCGTCCTCGAACGTCTCCGCGGCGTGGGCGGCCGCCTGCGACTTCCCGTTCTCCACGTCCGCGACGACGCGTTCGATGGTCTCCTCGGTGAG
It encodes the following:
- a CDS encoding carboxypeptidase-like regulatory domain-containing protein, with product MSHTGGVGRLVVVAFLVVAAVTGTVSATNQAETVTLTVSVVTADGNPVGSADVAATWDDGTRNVTTASNGKAFVDVPANATVRLDVSHPQYVRNEPYVVSNASERSVEVPMFPRGRIVATVRDSNGPVAGASVVVRQSGAIVASGQTDADGQFDTGAVEQDEYGVAVGERGYYRNVTAVTVDGTERVDIALQSGSVTLEIRVVDPHFSPPEPVGNATIQIDSVGEVRSLASGETTVRVPVNADLALTVTKPAYETNETTVRIRESDADVNLTLSRTPALNLTSVSNRVVAGERVAVEVVDEYGDPAADATVLRNGSEAATTNAEGRATFRIENPGQHELRARRDGVESDPVTIDALAGEQTAPPETTTAAPTTTTDTAAATETGSPGFGPLAALAAVFAAAALLARRRRRNE
- a CDS encoding acyl-CoA dehydrogenase family protein, with amino-acid sequence MEIADAGSALTDEQRAIRDVVREFAVEEVRPTAREADETETFPEDVWDGLAELDLTGLTVPEEYGGFDADRTTYALVNEQVAYGQLAVATALSVHSLATSCIAEFGTDDQRERWLPEMARGRPVGMFALSEPDAGSNPAEMSTVARREGDEYVIDGKKQWITNGQRGDVCILFAKTDPDDPGSVTQFLVPKDAGVEVGKKEHKLGLRASDTTALRFDGVRVPAENRLTEEGKGLSAAFRILTGGRIGIAAQAVGLAQSAFDEARDYAHDREQFGGPISDIQSVRHKFSEMATQIHAARLLVREAARQEDAGEDPRTAAAMAKYFASEAAVDVTNEAVQIHGGYGYTTDFEVERMYRDSKITTIYEGTSEIQKEVIARGVLD
- a CDS encoding HAD family hydrolase, coding for MPNADRPDGLDAAAFDAVVWDLDGTLVHLAVDWEAVATDAEATFRSAGVDADGMDLWAMLDLADAEGMRDDVEAVIADHEREGARRSTRLACADRMGAFDAEGVCSLNCEAACRVALDAHDLTSHADAVVGRDSVATRKPDPEPLLETLRRMDAAPEEAVFVGDSRRDELTAERAGVAFRYVGDGPSGV
- a CDS encoding M48 family metallopeptidase: MSQSARHVGRDRAVSVGLYLRMGAVVALLLGAPVGAILYLLFGTHDVTNPVGVAGAVVVGTVALGGVQYAFGVRSTLDGVDAAAIDAADAPGLVARVERLADEMDIATPTLYVASLGGPNAFAVGRRGSGAVVLSSELLRELDADEVVGVAAHELAHLRHRDSVLMTAATTIRRVVVTLVTAAAAFAVLLAAVLVEGSNDRGRSGVDWERTSALLVGGALVATTNVYLLLTMALSRHREFAADAAAARAVGDHRGLVSALKTIETAARRRGEPATDSATAALCIRGSVRSRLAGLFASHPPTAARIHALERRFGTPDDASVKSATP
- a CDS encoding RtcB family protein, with amino-acid sequence MSDDDVKEFGDVRLERVREYVWEMPREGEMRVPARVLASEELLEQIRQDKTLEQLRNATHLPGMTKHAICMPDGHQGYGFPVGGVGATDTEDGCISPGSVGYDINCGVRMMRTNLTYDELQGNEEELVEALFANVPSGLGGGGIVESDVDTVESVLSRGMDWALEHGHAVEADLAHCEDEGYRPDADPSAVSQKAKDRGKNQLGSLGSGNHFLEVQRVTDVFREGVAGEFGLEEDQVVVLIHCGSRGLGHQVCSDYLREIEKRHGDLLASLPDKELAAAPAGSDLAEEYYGAMCAAINFAWVNRQLIMHRTRRVFERVFGRDWEAMEMDLLYDVAHNIAKKEVHEVEGEERELYVHRKGATRAFPAGRPELPDAYRDVGQPIIIPGSMGAGSYVLRGGENSLDLTFGSTAHGAGRTMSRTQAKKDYWGETVQEELRDQEKIYVKAQSGATIAEEAPGVYKDVDEVVRVSDALGIGDKVARTFPVCNIKG
- a CDS encoding DUF7835 family putative zinc beta-ribbon protein; protein product: MRDRQGETTHRTAEVRRCARCGETTAHRTSIRIEENASREDVQAENEKFSRQPYVVYCCSDCGRSVTEQVS